The Streptomyces spororaveus genome includes a region encoding these proteins:
- a CDS encoding ricin-type beta-trefoil lectin domain protein — MPPRLRATLPCLTAAALFTLALSPAPVAAEPRATSDTPLALTPPMGWNNWAHYMCDIDEAKVVANADALVSTGLAAKGYDTVTVDDCWMTKSRDAQGSLVVDTAKFPHGMAWLGEYLHAKGLKFGIYEDAGALTCEKYPGSGSPQGGGADHYAQDARQFASWKVDYVKMDGCNLWVPEGATKEEAYRDAYNAVAKALRESGRDMVLSASAPAYFQQGEWGGSDWHKVLGWVGETGQLWREGKDIKVYNPAAPATSRWSAVMGNYGYNRWLGRYAGPGNWNDPDFLIAGAPGLTAAESRSQVALWAMMASPFILSSDVSKLTPAGLTALGNTRMIQLDQDPMGRQGSVVSSNATFEILVRPLANGDRAVAVLNRSAATRDISVPLDEIGLTDCTAGAQDLWSGASRDVSETLTGKVAGHDTGVWRLSPRGCAEAVPTGQIVGDGARCADGANTTGVGAVVMAACTGAPDQRWTVRKDASLRLAGECLSVGDDRVVELADCADRPQDQPGQSWTQRRDGTLVEDVSGMCLTAPAAATPAERLRLADCGDHRVDQAWALPV, encoded by the coding sequence GTGCCGCCTCGCCTGCGTGCGACGCTCCCCTGCCTGACCGCGGCCGCCCTGTTCACCCTCGCGCTCTCCCCCGCCCCGGTGGCGGCCGAGCCCCGGGCGACCTCGGACACCCCGCTCGCGCTCACCCCACCCATGGGCTGGAACAACTGGGCGCACTACATGTGCGACATCGACGAGGCCAAGGTGGTGGCCAACGCCGACGCGCTCGTGTCCACCGGGCTCGCCGCCAAGGGCTACGACACGGTGACCGTCGACGACTGCTGGATGACCAAGAGCCGCGACGCGCAGGGCAGTCTGGTCGTCGACACGGCGAAGTTCCCGCACGGCATGGCCTGGCTCGGCGAGTACCTGCACGCCAAGGGCCTGAAGTTCGGCATCTACGAGGACGCGGGCGCCCTCACCTGCGAGAAGTACCCGGGCAGTGGCTCCCCCCAGGGCGGCGGCGCGGACCACTACGCGCAGGACGCCCGGCAGTTCGCCTCCTGGAAGGTGGACTACGTCAAGATGGACGGCTGCAACCTCTGGGTCCCGGAGGGTGCGACCAAGGAGGAGGCCTACCGCGACGCCTACAACGCCGTCGCGAAGGCCCTGCGGGAGAGCGGCCGGGACATGGTCCTCTCGGCCTCCGCGCCCGCCTACTTCCAGCAGGGCGAATGGGGCGGCTCGGACTGGCACAAGGTCCTCGGCTGGGTCGGCGAGACCGGCCAGCTGTGGCGCGAGGGCAAGGACATCAAGGTCTACAACCCGGCCGCTCCCGCGACCTCGCGGTGGAGCGCGGTCATGGGCAACTACGGGTACAACCGCTGGCTCGGCCGGTACGCGGGCCCCGGCAACTGGAACGACCCCGACTTCCTGATCGCGGGCGCCCCGGGGCTCACGGCCGCCGAGAGCCGCAGCCAGGTCGCCCTGTGGGCCATGATGGCGTCCCCCTTCATCCTGTCGTCCGACGTCTCGAAGCTGACCCCGGCCGGCCTCACGGCCCTCGGCAACACCCGGATGATCCAGCTCGACCAGGACCCGATGGGCCGTCAGGGCTCCGTGGTCTCCTCGAACGCCACCTTCGAGATCCTGGTACGGCCCCTCGCGAACGGCGACCGCGCGGTGGCGGTGCTCAACCGCTCGGCGGCCACCCGTGACATCAGCGTGCCGCTCGACGAGATCGGCCTGACCGACTGCACGGCCGGCGCCCAGGACCTGTGGAGCGGCGCGAGCCGCGATGTCTCCGAGACGCTGACCGGCAAGGTGGCCGGGCACGACACCGGGGTCTGGCGGCTCAGCCCGCGCGGCTGCGCCGAGGCCGTACCGACCGGGCAGATCGTCGGCGACGGTGCCCGGTGCGCCGACGGCGCCAACACCACCGGCGTCGGCGCCGTGGTGATGGCCGCCTGCACCGGGGCCCCCGACCAGCGCTGGACCGTGCGCAAGGACGCGAGCCTGCGGCTGGCCGGCGAATGCCTGTCGGTCGGCGACGACCGCGTCGTGGAGTTGGCCGACTGCGCGGACCGGCCGCAGGACCAGCCCGGCCAGAGCTGGACGCAGCGCCGCGACGGAACCCTCGTCGAGGACGTCAGCGGGATGTGCCTGACGGCGCCCGCGGCCGCGACCCCGGCCGAGCGGCTGCGCCTGGCCGACTGCGGTGACCACCGGGTCGACCAGGCCTGGGCCCTGCCGGTCTGA
- a CDS encoding alpha-N-acetylglucosaminidase, which translates to MRNPTHRGGRGATSRRPLALAALPAALLALICAGPAPGATAPGAGPPARAGVRTDAHPGAARSAGRARTFDAAPARDALRRLLPRHWGQFTLVPDTTAGADTFTVSGTAGAITVRGSTGGTLLTGVGWYLQHVAGVDIGWPGDSIGMLPARLPAVPAPVTRGAQVPHRYALNDTDDGYSGPYRSFEEHQRQIDLLALHGINEVFVQVGAEYPYYRALQGFGYSPEELREWIPGPGHQSWWLLQNLSGFGGPVTERLLRERAELGGRIAEQLRGLGMTPVLPGYFGTVPPAFAARNPGSATVAQGDWAGFDRPDWLDPSSPVFRRLAAAYYAEQREVFGDSTMYRMSPLHEGGQTGSVDVGAAAGAIQNALHAAHPGALWAVLGWQDDPTPELLAGVDTSKLLILDGLSDRYNRLDREARWGGAPYAMGTIYNFGGHTTVGANSSVWIERFGPWRDKANSALAGIAYLPEATGTNPAAFDLFTDLAWERGPIDQRTWFADFASRRYGRPDAAAAAAWEELRKGPYSTSSGLWSESQDSLFTARPSLTAAGAAYWSPRSMRYPAGSVRRALDHLLKVDPALRGSSAYRFDLVDTARQALANHSRVLLPQIRAAYEAKDLTRFRALTAEWQDGERMLDAVTGSDPAFLLGTWLTSARSRGADRAEQDRYEYDARSLLSVWGRRSTSEGGFLHDYANREWSGLISELYAPRWARYFASLDEALVKKAAPREIDWHAVEAEWAGRTTRHPDRPSGDPYRLAAQIAAALPPAA; encoded by the coding sequence ATGAGGAACCCGACGCATCGCGGCGGGCGCGGCGCCACGAGCCGCCGCCCGCTCGCCCTCGCCGCTCTTCCCGCGGCGCTGCTGGCACTGATCTGCGCGGGGCCCGCGCCCGGGGCCACCGCCCCGGGCGCGGGGCCGCCCGCACGTGCCGGCGTACGAACCGACGCGCACCCGGGTGCCGCCCGGAGCGCGGGCAGGGCCCGCACCTTCGACGCCGCGCCCGCGCGGGACGCCCTGCGGCGGCTGCTCCCGCGCCACTGGGGGCAGTTCACCCTGGTGCCCGACACGACCGCCGGCGCCGACACCTTCACCGTGTCCGGCACCGCCGGCGCGATCACCGTGCGCGGCAGCACCGGAGGCACCCTGCTCACCGGGGTCGGCTGGTACCTCCAGCACGTCGCCGGGGTCGACATCGGCTGGCCCGGCGACAGCATCGGCATGCTGCCCGCCCGGCTGCCCGCGGTACCCGCACCGGTCACGCGCGGCGCGCAGGTCCCGCACCGGTACGCGCTGAACGACACCGACGACGGGTACTCGGGCCCGTACCGCTCCTTCGAGGAGCACCAGCGGCAGATCGACCTGCTCGCCCTGCACGGCATCAACGAGGTGTTCGTGCAGGTCGGCGCCGAGTATCCGTACTACCGGGCGCTCCAGGGGTTCGGCTACTCCCCCGAGGAGCTGCGGGAGTGGATCCCCGGCCCCGGCCACCAGAGCTGGTGGCTGCTGCAGAACCTGAGCGGATTCGGCGGCCCGGTCACCGAGCGGCTGCTGCGCGAGCGCGCCGAGCTGGGCGGGCGGATCGCCGAGCAGTTGCGCGGGCTCGGCATGACCCCGGTGCTGCCCGGCTACTTCGGCACCGTGCCGCCCGCCTTCGCCGCCCGCAACCCGGGCTCGGCCACGGTGGCGCAGGGCGACTGGGCGGGCTTCGACCGCCCGGACTGGCTGGACCCCTCCTCGCCCGTCTTCCGGAGGCTGGCCGCCGCGTACTACGCCGAGCAGCGCGAGGTGTTCGGGGACAGCACGATGTACCGGATGAGCCCGCTGCACGAGGGCGGGCAGACCGGCTCCGTCGACGTCGGAGCCGCCGCGGGCGCCATCCAGAACGCGCTGCATGCCGCGCACCCGGGCGCGCTCTGGGCGGTGCTGGGCTGGCAGGACGACCCCACCCCGGAGCTGCTGGCCGGGGTGGACACCTCGAAGCTGCTGATCCTGGACGGCCTCTCCGACCGGTACAACCGGCTGGACCGCGAGGCCCGTTGGGGCGGGGCCCCGTACGCCATGGGCACCATCTACAACTTCGGCGGGCACACCACGGTCGGCGCGAACAGCTCCGTGTGGATCGAACGGTTCGGCCCCTGGCGGGACAAGGCGAACAGCGCGCTCGCCGGGATCGCCTACCTGCCGGAGGCCACCGGGACCAATCCGGCCGCCTTCGACCTCTTCACCGATCTGGCCTGGGAGCGCGGGCCGATCGACCAGCGCACGTGGTTCGCCGACTTCGCGTCCCGCCGCTACGGCCGTCCGGACGCCGCCGCGGCCGCCGCCTGGGAGGAGCTGCGCAAGGGGCCGTACAGCACCTCCTCGGGGCTGTGGTCGGAGTCGCAGGACAGCCTGTTCACCGCCCGGCCGAGCCTGACCGCGGCGGGAGCGGCCTACTGGAGCCCCCGGTCCATGCGCTACCCCGCCGGTTCGGTGCGCAGGGCCCTGGACCACCTGCTGAAGGTTGATCCGGCGCTGCGCGGCTCCAGCGCCTACCGCTTCGACCTGGTGGACACGGCCCGGCAGGCCCTCGCCAACCACTCGCGGGTACTGCTGCCGCAGATCAGGGCGGCCTACGAGGCCAAGGACCTGACCCGCTTCCGGGCCCTGACGGCCGAGTGGCAGGACGGCGAGCGGATGCTGGACGCGGTCACCGGGTCCGACCCGGCCTTCCTCCTCGGCACCTGGCTCACCTCCGCACGCTCCCGGGGCGCGGACCGGGCCGAACAGGACCGGTACGAGTACGACGCCCGCTCGCTGCTGAGCGTGTGGGGCCGCCGCAGCACCAGCGAGGGCGGTTTCCTGCACGACTACGCGAACCGCGAGTGGAGCGGCCTGATCTCGGAGCTGTACGCGCCCCGCTGGGCGCGCTACTTCGCTTCGCTGGACGAGGCGCTGGTGAAGAAGGCCGCGCCGCGGGAGATCGACTGGCACGCCGTCGAGGCCGAGTGGGCCGGACGGACCACGCGGCACCCGGACCGGCCGAGCGGCGACCCGTACCGCCTGGCCGCACAGATCGCGGCAGCCCTGCCCCCGGCGGCC